In Oncorhynchus clarkii lewisi isolate Uvic-CL-2024 chromosome 16, UVic_Ocla_1.0, whole genome shotgun sequence, one genomic interval encodes:
- the LOC139368612 gene encoding protein kinase C and casein kinase substrate in neurons protein 1-like isoform X2 yields MSGSYDESAATADDAMDSFWEVGNYKRAVKRIDDGHRLCNDLMGCLQERAKIEKAYGDQLTAWSKRWRQLIEKGPQYGTVERAWLGVMTEAEKVSELHQEVKNGLLNEDLEKVKNWQKEAYHKQMIGGFKEAKEADEGFKKAQKPWAKKLKEMETAKKTYHMACKEEKLAATREADGKTQASVTTDQQKKLHEKTDKCKHDMQKAKEKYEKSLSELSAVTPPYQESMEQVFDQCQQHEVKRLTFLKEILLDIKRHLNLTENQSYGTVYRELERTILAANTQEDLQWFSNHHGPGMHMNWPMFEDYNPDAAAVVKREKVQKPAGAPPTPSTDHVAPPGDRGSVSSYEKNQAYSTDWSDDEAPAAHSGGETNGGGNENSFEEDSSSAGKGGAGTGTASGVRVRALYDYDGQEQDELTFKAGDELTKTEDEDDQGWCRGRLDTGREGLYPANYVEEI; encoded by the exons ATGTCGGGGTCCTACGATGAATCTGCTGCTACTGCTGACGACGCTATGGACAGCTTTTGGGAG GTGGGAAACTACAAGCGTGCCGTTAAGCGGATTGACGACGGCCACCGGCTCTGCAATGACCTCATGGGCTGCCTTCAGGAACGTGCCAAGATTGAGAAGGCCTATGGTGACCAGCTGACCGCCTGGTCCAAGAGATGGAGACAGCTGATCGAGAAAG GACCCCAGTATGGCACCGTGGAGAGGGCGTGGCTGGGTGTGATGACCGAGGCTGAGAAGGTGAGTGAGCTGCACCAGGAGGTGAAGAACGGCCTGCTCAACGAAGACCTGGAGAAGGTCAAGAACTGGCAGAAGGAGGCCTACCACAAGCAGATGATCGGAGGCTTCAAGGAGGCCAAAGAGGCCGACGAGGGCTTCAAGAAGGCCCAGAAACCATGGGCCAAGAAGCTCAAAGAG ATGGAGACTGCTAAGAAAACGTACCACATGGCATGTAAGGAGGAGAAACTGGCCGCCACCCGAGAGGCAGACGGGAAGACACAGGCCTCCGTCACAACTGATCAGCAGAAGAAACTCCACGAGAAAACAGACAAGTGCAAACATGACATGCAGAAG GCTAAGGAGAAGTATGAGAAGTCTCTGTCGGAGTTGAGTGCGGTCACTCCCCCATACCAGGAGAGCATGGAGCAAGTGTTTGACCAGTGCCAGCAGCATGAGGTCAAGAGACTCACCTTCCTTAAAGAGATCCTGCTGGACATTAAACGCCACCTCAATCTCACTGAGAACCAAAG CTATGGCACGGTATACAGAGAACTGGAGCGCACCATCCTGGCTGCCAACACACAGGAGGACCTGCAGTGGTTCAGCAACCACCATGGCCCTGGCATGCATATGAACTGGCCCATGTTTGAG GACTATAACCCAGATGCCGCTGCTGTTGTTAAGAGGGAGAAGGTGCAGAAGCCGGCTGGGGCCCCACCGACCCCCAGCACTGACCATGTTGCACCGCCTGGAGACCGCGGCAG TGTGAGCAGCTATGAAAAGAACCAGGCCTACTCCACTGATTGGTCCGATGATGAGGCGCCAGCAGCTCATTCAGGCGGTGAGACCAATGGGGGTGGCAATGAAAACTCCTTTGAGGAAGACTCTAGCAGCGCCGGAAAAGGGGGTGCTGGGACCGGGACCGCGTCTGGGGTCCGGGTGCGTGCTCTGTATGATTATGACGGACAGGAACAAGATGAGCTCACCTTCAAAGCTG GTGATGAACTGACCAAGACTGAGGATGAAGATGACCAAGGCTGGTGTCGAGGTCGCCTGGATACAGGCCGAGAGGGACTGTACCCGGCCAATTACGTCGAGGAAATTTAA
- the LOC139368612 gene encoding protein kinase C and casein kinase substrate in neurons protein 1-like isoform X1 has translation MSGSYDESAATADDAMDSFWEVGNYKRAVKRIDDGHRLCNDLMGCLQERAKIEKAYGDQLTAWSKRWRQLIEKGPQYGTVERAWLGVMTEAEKVSELHQEVKNGLLNEDLEKVKNWQKEAYHKQMIGGFKEAKEADEGFKKAQKPWAKKLKEMETAKKTYHMACKEEKLAATREADGKTQASVTTDQQKKLHEKTDKCKHDMQKAKEKYEKSLSELSAVTPPYQESMEQVFDQCQQHEVKRLTFLKEILLDIKRHLNLTENQSYGTVYRELERTILAANTQEDLQWFSNHHGPGMHMNWPMFEDYNPDAAAVVKREKVQKPAGAPPTPSTDHVAPPGDRGSISADHVALPGDRGSVSSYEKNQAYSTDWSDDEAPAAHSGGETNGGGNENSFEEDSSSAGKGGAGTGTASGVRVRALYDYDGQEQDELTFKAGDELTKTEDEDDQGWCRGRLDTGREGLYPANYVEEI, from the exons ATGTCGGGGTCCTACGATGAATCTGCTGCTACTGCTGACGACGCTATGGACAGCTTTTGGGAG GTGGGAAACTACAAGCGTGCCGTTAAGCGGATTGACGACGGCCACCGGCTCTGCAATGACCTCATGGGCTGCCTTCAGGAACGTGCCAAGATTGAGAAGGCCTATGGTGACCAGCTGACCGCCTGGTCCAAGAGATGGAGACAGCTGATCGAGAAAG GACCCCAGTATGGCACCGTGGAGAGGGCGTGGCTGGGTGTGATGACCGAGGCTGAGAAGGTGAGTGAGCTGCACCAGGAGGTGAAGAACGGCCTGCTCAACGAAGACCTGGAGAAGGTCAAGAACTGGCAGAAGGAGGCCTACCACAAGCAGATGATCGGAGGCTTCAAGGAGGCCAAAGAGGCCGACGAGGGCTTCAAGAAGGCCCAGAAACCATGGGCCAAGAAGCTCAAAGAG ATGGAGACTGCTAAGAAAACGTACCACATGGCATGTAAGGAGGAGAAACTGGCCGCCACCCGAGAGGCAGACGGGAAGACACAGGCCTCCGTCACAACTGATCAGCAGAAGAAACTCCACGAGAAAACAGACAAGTGCAAACATGACATGCAGAAG GCTAAGGAGAAGTATGAGAAGTCTCTGTCGGAGTTGAGTGCGGTCACTCCCCCATACCAGGAGAGCATGGAGCAAGTGTTTGACCAGTGCCAGCAGCATGAGGTCAAGAGACTCACCTTCCTTAAAGAGATCCTGCTGGACATTAAACGCCACCTCAATCTCACTGAGAACCAAAG CTATGGCACGGTATACAGAGAACTGGAGCGCACCATCCTGGCTGCCAACACACAGGAGGACCTGCAGTGGTTCAGCAACCACCATGGCCCTGGCATGCATATGAACTGGCCCATGTTTGAG GACTATAACCCAGATGCCGCTGCTGTTGTTAAGAGGGAGAAGGTGCAGAAGCCGGCTGGGGCCCCACCGACCCCCAGCACTGACCATGTTGCACCGCCTGGAGACCGCGGCAG CATCAGCGCTGATCATGTGGCACTGCCTGGTGACCGTGGCAg TGTGAGCAGCTATGAAAAGAACCAGGCCTACTCCACTGATTGGTCCGATGATGAGGCGCCAGCAGCTCATTCAGGCGGTGAGACCAATGGGGGTGGCAATGAAAACTCCTTTGAGGAAGACTCTAGCAGCGCCGGAAAAGGGGGTGCTGGGACCGGGACCGCGTCTGGGGTCCGGGTGCGTGCTCTGTATGATTATGACGGACAGGAACAAGATGAGCTCACCTTCAAAGCTG GTGATGAACTGACCAAGACTGAGGATGAAGATGACCAAGGCTGGTGTCGAGGTCGCCTGGATACAGGCCGAGAGGGACTGTACCCGGCCAATTACGTCGAGGAAATTTAA